From Halodesulfovibrio aestuarii DSM 17919 = ATCC 29578, the proteins below share one genomic window:
- a CDS encoding GAK system XXXCH domain-containing protein — protein MAEKFTQTLTRNDLPAFLRKLADACEFAPEYDFPDCTKAKKIRLAIKDEYGQLTVKLKVSAYADECELCGNCECESKSTEGLPPYSRLKKRMATSFKVIFKSLHQNSIPPEEAVHDFITDSRLMTKYPGNGDQLYAEYNKLTDTLEEAWQQNNLQKFHETVDALNHMKTECHHNFK, from the coding sequence ATGGCTGAAAAATTCACGCAAACATTAACTCGTAATGACCTTCCTGCGTTTTTAAGAAAACTGGCTGATGCCTGTGAATTTGCTCCAGAGTATGATTTTCCTGACTGTACTAAAGCAAAAAAAATTCGTCTCGCTATAAAAGATGAGTATGGACAACTGACGGTAAAGCTAAAAGTAAGTGCCTACGCTGATGAGTGTGAACTCTGCGGAAATTGTGAATGTGAAAGCAAAAGCACAGAAGGTCTACCGCCATACAGCCGTCTAAAAAAGCGTATGGCAACAAGCTTCAAAGTTATATTCAAATCTCTGCACCAGAATTCCATTCCGCCCGAAGAAGCCGTGCATGACTTTATTACTGATTCCAGACTGATGACAAAATATCCGGGGAACGGTGACCAGTTATATGCTGAGTATAATAAACTCACTGATACTCTCGAAGAAGCATGGCAACAGAACAACCTACAAAAGTTTCATGAAACGGTAGATGCCCTGAACCACATGAAAACGGAATGCCACCATAACTTTAAATAG
- a CDS encoding GAK system CofD-like protein, which yields MQHIEITRTVTIPDQHKIERYRSAPQNGPRILFFSGGTALREVSRDIIQYTHNSVHLITPFDSGGSSAVLRNEFFMPAVGDIRNRLMSLADMSVLGNPEIYAFFTYRLDKNASQTELRKELEQLATGHHPLINAVPSPMRKFIQSSMISIQKSISDSFDLRGANLGNLVLAAEYINHDRQFSPVIYLFSKLAEVRGIVRPIANVTADLAVSLEDGKTIVGQHLITGKETAPLTSKIKDIWLVKSQQDPLPISVSITKSTCNLINRAELICYPMGSFYSSLLANLLPQGVGTSIAKTKCPKVFIPNTGTDVELFGHTLSEQIELLLFHLKKDSPADISTNDILNLIVLDSDTTQYNGSLNNDMLSREGITVVSCDLITKQSSPYIDAAVLNRILLSLC from the coding sequence ATGCAGCATATTGAAATCACCCGTACGGTCACAATACCGGACCAACATAAGATAGAACGGTACCGCTCTGCGCCACAAAACGGTCCACGCATTCTCTTTTTTAGTGGCGGGACAGCATTACGAGAAGTTTCACGTGATATAATACAATACACACATAACTCGGTTCATCTCATTACCCCCTTTGACTCCGGCGGAAGTTCAGCTGTTCTTCGCAACGAATTTTTCATGCCAGCGGTTGGTGATATCCGGAACCGACTGATGTCTCTTGCTGATATGTCTGTCCTTGGTAATCCCGAAATTTATGCTTTTTTTACATACCGGTTAGATAAAAACGCCTCACAAACGGAATTACGTAAAGAGCTTGAACAACTTGCCACCGGCCATCACCCGCTCATTAATGCAGTGCCGTCTCCAATGCGAAAGTTTATTCAATCAAGCATGATTTCAATACAAAAAAGTATTTCCGATTCATTTGATCTTCGCGGTGCAAATCTTGGTAACCTTGTTCTTGCGGCAGAATACATTAATCATGATAGACAGTTTTCCCCTGTCATATACCTGTTTTCCAAACTGGCAGAAGTACGCGGGATAGTACGGCCTATTGCAAATGTTACTGCAGATCTTGCTGTCTCATTAGAAGACGGTAAAACAATTGTGGGGCAGCACCTCATTACAGGAAAAGAAACCGCCCCTCTTACGAGTAAAATAAAAGACATTTGGCTTGTAAAATCACAACAGGACCCTTTACCTATTTCAGTGTCCATTACCAAAAGTACATGCAACCTCATCAACAGAGCAGAACTTATCTGCTATCCGATGGGTAGTTTTTACTCCAGTCTTCTTGCTAACTTGCTGCCGCAAGGTGTCGGAACTAGTATTGCAAAAACAAAATGCCCTAAAGTATTTATTCCCAATACAGGAACAGACGTTGAACTTTTCGGTCACACCCTCTCTGAACAAATCGAACTCCTTCTTTTTCATTTAAAAAAAGACTCTCCCGCGGATATTTCCACAAACGACATACTTAATCTCATCGTGCTTGATTCCGATACTACCCAGTATAATGGCTCACTCAACAATGATATGCTGTCACGCGAAGGCATTACTGTGGTATCCTGCGATCTGATCACAAAACAAAGCTCACCATACATTGATGCCGCAGTGCTGAATCGCATTCTCTTATCTCTATGCTAG
- a CDS encoding amphi-Trp domain-containing protein, with the protein MEKKKIHISGKVPSNLAMSHVECFLEGLRNGNVIVEQDEEKIILQPHAEIEMNIEASVKHDKQRLVITLEWDTPEIETEYDEESLHEHPHWHMHSPRHYDEMHHMHQHGQHAVHYPPTRHDEHNFHSHYHCHGKGEYQLCHTHDHAADHHHYHYEQGSHVHGYRGCCEETPHVPHPGCCAAHNYGVDFKSKRGEHGKKW; encoded by the coding sequence ATGGAAAAAAAGAAAATTCACATTTCGGGAAAGGTGCCAAGTAACCTTGCTATGTCACATGTTGAATGCTTTTTAGAAGGCTTACGCAACGGGAACGTAATTGTAGAACAAGATGAAGAAAAAATTATTCTACAACCGCATGCAGAAATCGAAATGAATATCGAGGCGAGCGTCAAGCACGACAAGCAGCGGCTAGTTATTACATTAGAATGGGATACCCCTGAAATCGAAACCGAGTACGATGAAGAATCATTGCACGAACACCCGCACTGGCACATGCATTCTCCAAGGCACTATGATGAGATGCACCACATGCATCAACATGGGCAACACGCAGTACATTATCCTCCTACCCGCCATGATGAACATAATTTCCATTCCCACTACCATTGCCATGGAAAGGGCGAATATCAACTTTGCCACACCCATGATCATGCAGCAGATCACCACCATTATCATTATGAGCAAGGGAGCCACGTGCACGGATACAGAGGGTGTTGTGAAGAGACACCCCATGTTCCGCACCCTGGGTGCTGCGCTGCACACAACTACGGCGTAGACTTTAAGAGTAAGCGAGGAGAACACGGAAAAAAGTGGTAG
- a CDS encoding amino acid permease, with protein MLSKNLGAISIVAGTAIGAGMLGLPMAIGSLGFATGSLVLLFMWLVAIYVALLLLEINLEFGKGVNLNYMTRKILGRPGQLLGTGSVFFLFYCLLVAYLTGMGGVIANTIGLDPRIATIIFACISAVLLFSGTDFVVTANKYLFIGMLVAMVVCFATLGGQLTMDNLALGQPKAKILIMSLPVLFTSFGYHPCIPSIVNYIGDDRKTLVRIFIIGSTIPFICYFIWLTLALGSATPDQLGAMANVDHLINQMSGGSTLISTILSLFAAFALITSFIGVSFALFDLVAETFRRKDDKKSRAGTTAMVFLPPLAASLLAPNGFIAALAHAGAVFTIIAIFIPCVMAWKMRSAGQNQEYRVFGGKPAIALSFVCGLVIVTASYL; from the coding sequence ATGCTTTCAAAGAACTTAGGTGCAATAAGTATTGTTGCTGGTACTGCTATCGGGGCAGGAATGCTTGGACTTCCAATGGCTATCGGAAGTCTGGGTTTTGCAACAGGCTCGCTGGTTTTGTTGTTTATGTGGCTTGTGGCAATTTATGTTGCGCTGCTTTTGCTGGAAATCAATCTTGAGTTTGGCAAGGGCGTAAACTTAAACTACATGACCCGCAAAATTCTCGGGCGTCCCGGTCAGCTGTTGGGAACAGGCAGCGTTTTCTTTTTGTTCTACTGTTTGCTTGTTGCATATCTTACCGGTATGGGGGGCGTTATTGCCAACACAATCGGTTTGGATCCCCGCATTGCTACTATAATATTTGCATGCATAAGTGCTGTATTGCTTTTTTCCGGAACCGACTTTGTTGTAACAGCAAATAAATATCTGTTTATCGGCATGCTTGTGGCGATGGTTGTATGCTTCGCCACTCTTGGCGGACAGTTGACCATGGACAACCTTGCTTTGGGGCAACCTAAGGCAAAGATATTGATAATGTCATTGCCTGTATTGTTTACATCCTTCGGTTATCATCCATGTATTCCTAGTATCGTTAACTACATCGGCGATGACAGGAAGACGCTTGTCCGTATCTTTATAATCGGCAGTACAATTCCGTTTATTTGTTACTTTATATGGCTAACCCTTGCTTTGGGGAGCGCAACTCCTGACCAGCTTGGAGCTATGGCTAATGTGGATCATCTGATTAACCAGATGAGTGGTGGTTCCACTTTGATCTCTACCATTCTTTCTTTGTTTGCTGCCTTTGCGCTGATCACCTCTTTTATCGGAGTTTCGTTTGCGTTGTTTGATCTTGTGGCAGAAACATTTCGCCGTAAGGATGACAAAAAAAGCCGTGCCGGAACCACAGCTATGGTATTTTTACCACCGCTTGCGGCTTCGTTACTAGCTCCGAATGGTTTTATCGCAGCCCTCGCCCATGCTGGTGCTGTATTCACGATCATCGCGATTTTTATTCCATGCGTGATGGCTTGGAAAATGCGTTCAGCAGGACAGAATCAAGAATATCGTGTCTTCGGCGGAAAACCTGCTATCGCGTTGAGCTTTGTTTGCGGGCTTGTAATTGTAACAGCAAGCTATCTTTAG
- a CDS encoding cache domain-containing protein: protein MSDQPTITNRVTLLLLFMFFFSASIGITYIYYMNKVKQDAIEESQSAMLTGYKRSIAYSIHTISDLLSNQLKNIPKEQQQIQIQNAVKDLRYDSDGYYFVYNTKGINIAHPLHPEFVNTHRLTHEDQNGHKYIADLAKAAQNGGGYTTYWFSKPKEDIPLPKLAYAQMIPGTDFWIATGVYIDTIDAEQNSLARKLETHVQKAIIIVSVGTTFVLFFLVVPASFYMINTIVQPWKQMERELRHAQKMEAIGIFAGGIAHDFNNILGAIISCSELALIDLKKNISADEDLRRILQAANRGKALVRKIKAFSTRNSTHVQLMRPSIVLQECMRLLESFIPATIDVSVRNKCDSALIYADPDQYLQILMNLCTNAVQAMDGTKGSLLIELSVREISLPEAKEMKIAACHYVALTVRDTGTGIPLHLLNQIFDPFYTTRKKAGGTGLGLSVISSIIKQNKGHISVDTTPGVGTAFTVLLPYAGISEEEIPHQLNTIPVQGGTESILFVDDDKDLAYPVEKLFSHYGYNVSLYTNSRDALNAFKAAPENFDLLLTDQMMPHLTGTELIKEIHSVKPDMPTILYSGLEGSDLCAETPSEWEDLGVTRFFSKPFEPALLCEAVRQLLNESCSTDKEPHEYSSNTHN, encoded by the coding sequence GTGTCAGACCAACCGACAATCACAAACAGAGTCACTTTGCTGTTGCTTTTTATGTTCTTTTTCTCTGCGAGTATCGGCATCACGTATATCTACTACATGAATAAGGTGAAGCAGGACGCAATAGAAGAATCCCAATCAGCCATGCTTACAGGTTACAAGCGAAGCATTGCTTACTCCATCCACACCATTTCAGACTTGTTGAGCAACCAACTCAAAAATATCCCCAAAGAACAACAACAGATTCAAATTCAAAATGCCGTTAAGGACCTACGCTACGACTCTGACGGATATTATTTTGTGTACAACACAAAAGGCATTAACATCGCGCATCCGCTTCATCCTGAATTCGTCAATACTCATCGCCTCACCCACGAAGACCAAAACGGTCACAAATATATTGCTGATCTTGCAAAGGCTGCACAAAACGGAGGTGGATACACAACATATTGGTTCTCCAAACCAAAAGAAGACATCCCACTTCCAAAACTTGCCTACGCACAGATGATTCCCGGAACTGACTTCTGGATAGCCACAGGTGTTTACATTGACACTATTGATGCCGAACAGAACTCACTTGCCAGAAAGCTGGAAACGCACGTTCAGAAGGCGATTATAATCGTGTCCGTGGGTACCACCTTTGTACTTTTCTTCTTAGTTGTCCCCGCTAGTTTCTACATGATCAACACTATCGTGCAGCCATGGAAACAAATGGAACGCGAACTGCGCCATGCACAGAAGATGGAAGCTATCGGCATTTTTGCTGGTGGAATTGCGCATGACTTCAATAACATTTTGGGGGCAATAATATCGTGCAGTGAACTGGCGTTGATAGATCTTAAAAAAAATATATCGGCGGATGAAGATTTACGAAGAATTCTCCAAGCGGCAAATCGAGGCAAGGCACTGGTGCGTAAAATAAAAGCTTTCAGCACCCGAAACAGTACGCACGTACAACTTATGCGACCTTCTATTGTTCTGCAGGAATGCATGCGCCTGCTTGAGTCTTTTATCCCTGCTACCATTGATGTTTCAGTCCGCAACAAATGCGACTCCGCTCTTATTTATGCCGATCCTGACCAATATCTTCAGATACTTATGAACCTGTGCACCAACGCTGTTCAAGCTATGGACGGAACAAAGGGGAGCCTGCTTATTGAATTGTCTGTACGTGAAATAAGTCTGCCTGAAGCCAAAGAAATGAAAATCGCAGCATGCCATTATGTGGCTCTGACCGTACGCGACACAGGCACGGGCATTCCTCTGCACTTACTCAATCAAATCTTTGATCCCTTCTACACAACGCGAAAAAAAGCTGGAGGAACAGGACTTGGGCTTTCTGTAATCTCCTCTATTATAAAACAAAACAAGGGACATATCAGCGTTGACACCACCCCGGGGGTGGGCACGGCCTTCACAGTGCTCCTGCCGTATGCAGGAATTTCTGAAGAGGAAATTCCGCACCAACTCAACACTATTCCGGTTCAGGGCGGAACAGAATCTATCCTCTTTGTGGATGATGACAAAGACCTTGCCTACCCTGTGGAAAAACTATTTTCCCATTACGGCTACAATGTATCGCTTTACACCAATAGTCGGGACGCACTGAACGCTTTTAAAGCAGCCCCTGAAAATTTTGACCTACTGTTAACAGATCAGATGATGCCGCATTTAACTGGAACAGAACTCATAAAAGAAATTCATTCAGTTAAGCCGGACATGCCGACAATTCTATATAGTGGATTAGAAGGAAGCGATCTATGCGCTGAAACGCCCTCAGAATGGGAAGACCTCGGTGTAACCAGATTCTTCTCAAAACCGTTTGAGCCAGCACTACTATGCGAAGCAGTACGACAGCTGCTCAACGAATCCTGCTCAACAGATAAGGAACCTCATGAATACTCCAGCAATACTCATAATTGA
- a CDS encoding sigma-54-dependent transcriptional regulator, with amino-acid sequence MNTPAILIIDDDPDVTYTLSRAARHLGYAADSAATIHDALLKTTQKEFDAVFLDVQLPDGNGMDILTDIMDQPAHPELIIITGNGDPDAAETAISNGAWDYVEKGDSIHTIMDTLSNALEYRSDKLASRRVRQVQALRRENIIGESSAITRCLEQIGKLADSDMNVLLSGETGTGKELFARALHNNSARNKGPFVVVDCAALPENLVETILFGHEKGTFTGAMQDKEGLILQANNGTLFLDEIGELPLSTQKAFLRVLQERTVRPLGSKKEIPCNFRLISATNRDLDAMQTEGTFRTDLAFRICSATITLPPLRERRQDISLLIDHYMTLFFKKNKLSSKAFNPSVLTTLEDYDWPGNIRELVNAVEFMVSTSRNESRIFIKHLPPSLRARLAKNRITPQECTKEELPSNFSYEANNDDLPTMQEHRNAVIEKAEHSYLTQLLNSTKGSIKQAVELSGLSQSRLYALLKKYQIK; translated from the coding sequence ATGAATACTCCAGCAATACTCATAATTGATGATGATCCTGACGTAACGTACACGCTCAGCCGTGCAGCACGCCACCTCGGGTATGCTGCAGACTCAGCAGCTACGATTCATGATGCCCTGCTAAAAACAACACAGAAAGAATTTGATGCTGTTTTTCTTGATGTCCAACTGCCGGACGGCAACGGTATGGACATCCTCACCGACATAATGGATCAACCAGCCCATCCGGAACTCATAATTATAACGGGTAACGGTGACCCTGATGCTGCAGAAACAGCAATCTCTAATGGGGCATGGGACTATGTAGAAAAAGGTGATTCCATCCATACAATTATGGATACCCTTTCCAACGCCTTAGAATACCGGTCCGACAAACTTGCCTCCCGAAGAGTACGCCAAGTTCAGGCTTTACGGAGAGAAAACATTATCGGCGAAAGCAGCGCCATAACTCGGTGTCTGGAACAAATTGGAAAGCTTGCTGATAGTGATATGAACGTACTGCTTTCCGGCGAGACCGGAACAGGTAAGGAACTGTTTGCACGCGCCCTGCACAACAACAGCGCACGTAACAAAGGACCTTTTGTTGTAGTAGATTGTGCCGCCCTGCCCGAGAATCTAGTCGAAACAATACTCTTCGGGCACGAGAAAGGCACCTTTACCGGTGCAATGCAGGACAAGGAAGGTCTTATTCTGCAAGCGAACAACGGTACTCTTTTTTTAGATGAAATAGGCGAGCTACCACTTTCCACCCAAAAAGCCTTTTTGCGCGTTCTGCAAGAACGTACAGTGCGCCCCTTGGGCAGCAAAAAAGAAATACCCTGCAACTTCCGTCTTATTTCTGCCACCAACAGAGATCTTGATGCAATGCAGACAGAAGGCACTTTCCGTACAGATTTAGCATTCCGCATCTGCTCTGCAACAATAACGCTTCCACCACTACGCGAACGCCGCCAAGATATTTCATTACTGATTGATCACTATATGACGCTCTTCTTCAAAAAAAACAAACTGTCCTCCAAGGCATTTAATCCAAGTGTTCTTACTACACTGGAAGATTACGACTGGCCTGGGAACATCCGTGAACTTGTGAATGCTGTCGAGTTTATGGTTTCAACATCCCGCAATGAATCACGGATTTTCATCAAGCACCTACCGCCTTCTCTTCGTGCACGCCTTGCCAAGAACAGAATCACCCCGCAGGAATGCACGAAAGAAGAACTGCCTTCTAATTTTTCCTATGAAGCAAACAATGACGACCTGCCAACCATGCAGGAACACAGGAATGCCGTAATTGAAAAAGCAGAACACAGCTACCTTACGCAATTGCTCAACTCTACCAAAGGCTCAATTAAGCAAGCTGTGGAACTCTCTGGCCTATCCCAATCCCGCCTATATGCATTGCTGAAAAAATATCAAATTAAATAA
- a CDS encoding fumarate reductase flavoprotein subunit, translating into MQIIYSDLLCIGAGLAGERVAVEAAKAGFNVTCLSIVPPRRSHSSAAQGGMQAALGNAIMGEGDSPDIHFADTVKGSDWGCDQEVARIFADTAPIVMREVAHWGVPWNRVEAGVHTYYKGGKPFEAEEKREKHGLIHARAFGGTAKWRTCYTADGTGRSVLNTLDSMCLRYEVGIHDRTQAEALIHDGENCLGAIVRCLKTGELKAYLATATLIATGGYGRIYRATTNAVICDGGGQIAALDTGLVPMGNMEAIQFHPTGTVPTDILVTEGCRGDGGTLLDVNEYRFMPDYEPEKAELASRDVVSRRMQEHIRKGLGVKSPYGDHLWLDIRHLGEKHITTKLREVYDICTNFLGVNPIHDLIPVRPTQHYSMGGIRTNKDGAAYGLKGLFSAGESACWDMHGFNRLGGNSLAETVVAGRYVGKKIVEFLQGHTVDFKQSAINDAHTKVAARIMEMTKRSSKQESAIQLRDEMHSTMMDNVGIFRNGKDLQAAVDKLDELIDRAKNIKLQGTAIGFNPEISLALRIPGMLKLAQCTAYGALMRTESRGAHTREDFPERNDKEWLNRTLAYWKDGETRPELKYEEASPYFEIPPGERGYGGGKIITADIPEEKLRVPNKGADKKKAKQTKKAS; encoded by the coding sequence ATGCAAATTATTTATAGTGATTTACTCTGTATAGGCGCAGGACTTGCCGGGGAACGCGTTGCTGTAGAAGCAGCCAAGGCCGGTTTTAATGTAACTTGTCTTTCTATTGTTCCACCACGCCGTTCCCATTCTTCAGCCGCTCAGGGCGGTATGCAGGCGGCACTCGGTAACGCAATTATGGGTGAAGGCGATAGTCCGGACATTCACTTTGCCGATACCGTAAAAGGTTCTGACTGGGGGTGCGATCAGGAAGTTGCACGTATTTTTGCAGACACAGCTCCGATTGTAATGCGCGAGGTCGCTCACTGGGGTGTACCTTGGAACCGCGTGGAAGCCGGCGTTCACACTTACTACAAAGGTGGTAAGCCATTTGAAGCTGAAGAAAAACGCGAAAAACACGGACTAATCCACGCCCGTGCATTCGGTGGCACCGCAAAATGGCGCACATGTTATACAGCTGATGGTACCGGACGTTCTGTTCTAAACACGCTTGATTCCATGTGCTTACGCTACGAAGTAGGTATTCATGACCGCACTCAGGCCGAAGCACTCATCCATGACGGTGAAAACTGTCTCGGTGCAATAGTCCGCTGCCTGAAAACCGGTGAATTGAAAGCATATCTTGCCACCGCAACTCTTATTGCAACCGGCGGTTATGGCCGCATTTACAGGGCCACTACCAACGCTGTTATCTGTGACGGTGGCGGCCAGATTGCAGCACTCGATACCGGACTTGTACCAATGGGCAACATGGAAGCTATTCAGTTCCACCCTACCGGCACAGTACCTACTGATATTCTCGTAACAGAAGGCTGCCGCGGTGACGGTGGTACCCTGCTGGACGTAAACGAATATCGATTTATGCCGGACTACGAACCGGAAAAAGCAGAACTTGCTTCCCGTGACGTTGTATCCCGTCGTATGCAGGAACACATCCGCAAAGGACTCGGCGTCAAATCTCCATATGGCGACCACCTCTGGCTCGACATTCGTCATCTCGGTGAAAAACACATTACCACTAAACTGCGCGAAGTTTACGATATCTGTACGAACTTCCTTGGTGTTAACCCGATTCACGATCTTATCCCTGTCCGTCCAACTCAACATTATTCCATGGGTGGCATCCGTACAAACAAAGACGGTGCAGCATACGGCCTTAAAGGTCTGTTCTCTGCCGGTGAATCAGCATGCTGGGACATGCATGGATTTAACCGCTTAGGCGGTAACTCCCTCGCAGAAACCGTTGTTGCCGGTCGCTATGTTGGTAAAAAAATTGTTGAATTCCTGCAGGGTCACACTGTTGATTTCAAACAATCTGCCATTAACGATGCCCACACGAAAGTGGCAGCACGCATTATGGAAATGACCAAGCGCAGCAGCAAACAGGAAAGCGCTATCCAGTTACGTGATGAAATGCACAGCACTATGATGGATAATGTTGGCATTTTCCGTAACGGTAAAGACTTGCAGGCAGCTGTTGATAAGCTCGATGAGCTGATCGACCGCGCCAAGAACATTAAGCTTCAAGGCACTGCTATCGGTTTTAACCCTGAAATCTCACTGGCTCTTAGAATACCGGGCATGCTCAAACTTGCTCAATGTACTGCATACGGTGCTCTCATGCGTACTGAATCCCGCGGTGCACATACTCGTGAAGACTTCCCTGAACGAAACGATAAAGAATGGCTCAACCGCACACTGGCATACTGGAAAGACGGTGAAACCCGTCCGGAATTGAAATATGAAGAAGCCTCTCCATACTTTGAAATTCCTCCGGGCGAGCGTGGATATGGCGGCGGCAAAATCATTACTGCTGACATTCCAGAAGAAAAGCTTCGTGTGCCCAACAAAGGTGCAGACAAAAAGAAAGCAAAACAGACCAAAAAAGCTAGCTAA
- a CDS encoding fumarate reductase iron-sulfur subunit translates to MSRRLHIEVFRYNPLDPNSQPHMQSFYVNEYDSMTLFIALNIIRDEQDPTLQFDFCCRAGICGSCGMVINGRPSLACHTQTRDLPDHIVLHPLPVFKLIGDLSVDTGTWFRDAGSRIEAWVHNDHEKFDAKAEEARMENDLANDIFELDRCIECGCCVSACGTARMRDDFLGATSIARIARFYLDPRDERNEENYYQVIGNDQGVFGCMGLLGCEDVCPKHIPLQDQLGIMRRMLAIHSVKGILPKRILEKLQHKGCCHESH, encoded by the coding sequence ATGAGCCGTCGTCTACATATTGAAGTATTCAGATACAACCCGCTTGATCCTAATTCCCAACCACACATGCAGTCATTCTACGTCAATGAATATGACTCTATGACTCTTTTCATCGCGCTTAATATTATCCGTGATGAACAGGATCCGACCCTTCAATTCGACTTTTGTTGTCGAGCAGGAATCTGCGGTTCCTGCGGCATGGTAATCAACGGCAGACCGAGTCTGGCCTGCCATACACAAACCCGCGATCTTCCAGATCATATAGTTCTCCACCCTCTGCCAGTGTTCAAACTCATCGGCGACCTTTCCGTTGATACCGGAACATGGTTCCGCGATGCAGGCTCACGCATTGAAGCATGGGTACATAACGACCATGAAAAATTCGATGCAAAAGCAGAAGAAGCCCGGATGGAAAACGATTTAGCCAACGATATTTTCGAACTTGATCGTTGTATAGAATGTGGCTGCTGTGTTTCCGCATGTGGTACCGCCCGCATGCGCGATGACTTCCTCGGTGCCACATCTATTGCCCGCATTGCCCGCTTCTACCTTGATCCCCGCGATGAGCGGAATGAAGAAAATTACTATCAGGTTATCGGTAATGATCAAGGCGTGTTCGGATGCATGGGTTTACTTGGTTGTGAAGATGTTTGTCCTAAGCATATCCCGCTTCAGGATCAACTTGGCATTATGCGCCGCATGCTTGCCATCCATTCTGTAAAAGGAATTCTTCCAAAACGCATTCTCGAAAAACTTCAACACAAAGGATGCTGCCATGAAAGTCATTAA
- a CDS encoding fumarate hydratase translates to MKVIKAEQIHDAVVDLVLKAARYLPEDVKTAIRVARNTETSDSAKEILGQLLENADLAKESGLPLCQDTGLGVFYVEIGDEVQIEGNITEIINNAMIDGYQKGLLRKSSCHPLTRKNTMDNSPAVIHFTHVAGDKLTIKHMAKGGGSENMSRCTMLTPAQGWEGIKEFVVRRMAEAGPNPCPPTIVGVGIGGTFDLAPSLAKEALFRPLSAENPDPELAAMEKELLDEINQLGIGPMGLGGKTTCLGVKIAMHPCHIASLPLAVNVQCHSSRIKEVTL, encoded by the coding sequence ATGAAAGTCATTAAGGCTGAACAGATTCATGACGCTGTTGTCGATCTGGTTTTAAAAGCTGCGCGCTACCTTCCGGAAGACGTAAAAACCGCCATCCGTGTTGCACGTAATACTGAGACTTCTGATTCCGCAAAAGAAATTCTCGGGCAGCTTTTAGAAAACGCAGACCTTGCCAAAGAGTCCGGACTCCCGCTTTGTCAGGACACAGGATTAGGTGTTTTCTATGTAGAAATCGGTGACGAAGTCCAAATTGAGGGCAACATTACCGAGATCATCAATAATGCAATGATCGACGGGTACCAAAAAGGTCTGCTCCGCAAATCTTCCTGCCATCCGCTTACCCGTAAAAACACCATGGATAACAGTCCGGCAGTTATTCATTTCACTCATGTTGCCGGTGACAAATTAACCATCAAGCATATGGCTAAAGGCGGCGGTTCTGAAAACATGTCCCGCTGCACCATGCTTACTCCGGCTCAGGGATGGGAAGGCATTAAAGAGTTTGTTGTCCGCCGTATGGCAGAAGCAGGCCCTAACCCTTGCCCTCCAACTATTGTCGGAGTGGGCATTGGCGGCACATTTGATCTGGCACCGTCACTGGCAAAAGAAGCACTTTTCCGTCCTCTTTCTGCTGAAAATCCAGACCCTGAACTAGCTGCAATGGAAAAAGAACTACTAGATGAAATAAACCAGCTTGGCATCGGCCCTATGGGGCTTGGCGGTAAGACAACATGCCTTGGTGTAAAAATCGCCATGCATCCATGTCACATTGCCAGCTTGCCACTGGCTGTAAACGTTCAGTGTCATTCTTCCAGAATTAAGGAGGTTACACTCTAA